The following coding sequences lie in one Methylosinus sp. PW1 genomic window:
- the mltG gene encoding endolytic transglycosylase MltG has product MSDAPNDSSETPKDGPSEARGQDAKGAVAAGPEPAGAQSQSQSSSFFRRRASLRGSGGADAPPPPPPRRKREGTLSALSSLLSLLLVVAVAGVFGLIAVLHKLREPGPLAAEKIVYIAPHSDVPEILAQLERDGVIDNPILMNIALVIEGVRGNLKRGEYAFKQNASLREVMDELINGRQILHGVTIPEGLTTEQIVSRLRESDFLAGDMAELPKEGALLPETYKVARGYPRGKLLLKMQEDQRKLLDQIWARRNPDLPVKTPYELVTLASIVEKETGKADERPRVAAVFVNRLRKGMRLQSDPTIVYGLVGGRATLGRGILKSEVEKWTPYNTYAIDGLPPGPIANPGRAALEAVANPSRTQELYFVADGTGGHVFAETLEQHSRNVQRWRQIEKDRALGVDRLEPGAVVGPTQPAPREKRGDAAFGRLVALADAQMEPVTAADPRHGALKRIGAALPSIPFEYAGDNEESLRLTAERAAVALVAPPFFTTQFAQRAQPEARAAVTMIAAAADDSQAGSDELAEDDGLDSSASYPVSATLRAEQRARAARLGLAVEERPVDRPLPLSASADAGQAPRAARARAFDASEGTALDPLRDRGWDLNSAKTVPDVAKFR; this is encoded by the coding sequence ATGAGCGATGCTCCCAATGATTCGTCCGAGACGCCCAAGGATGGCCCGTCCGAGGCCCGAGGGCAGGACGCGAAGGGTGCCGTGGCCGCGGGGCCGGAGCCCGCAGGCGCGCAGTCTCAGAGCCAATCCTCCTCATTCTTCCGCCGCCGCGCCAGCCTGCGCGGCTCCGGCGGCGCGGATGCTCCGCCGCCGCCCCCGCCGCGCCGCAAGCGCGAGGGAACGCTCTCTGCGCTCAGCAGCCTGCTCTCCTTGCTGCTGGTCGTCGCCGTCGCCGGCGTCTTCGGCCTCATCGCCGTGCTGCACAAGCTGCGCGAGCCGGGTCCGCTCGCCGCCGAGAAGATCGTCTATATCGCTCCGCACAGCGACGTCCCCGAGATTCTCGCGCAGCTCGAGCGGGACGGCGTCATCGACAATCCGATCCTGATGAATATCGCTCTGGTCATCGAGGGCGTGCGCGGCAACCTGAAGCGCGGCGAATATGCGTTCAAGCAGAACGCCAGCCTGCGCGAGGTGATGGACGAGCTCATCAATGGCCGGCAGATCCTGCATGGCGTGACCATTCCCGAGGGGCTGACGACCGAGCAGATCGTCTCGCGGCTGCGCGAGAGCGACTTTCTGGCCGGCGACATGGCGGAGCTGCCCAAGGAGGGCGCGCTGCTGCCGGAGACCTATAAGGTCGCGCGCGGCTATCCGCGCGGCAAGCTGCTGCTGAAGATGCAGGAGGATCAGCGCAAGCTGCTCGATCAGATCTGGGCGCGTCGCAACCCCGACCTTCCCGTCAAGACGCCCTATGAGCTGGTGACGCTCGCCTCCATCGTGGAGAAGGAGACTGGCAAGGCCGATGAGCGGCCGCGCGTCGCCGCCGTCTTCGTCAATCGCCTACGCAAGGGCATGCGGCTGCAGTCGGACCCCACCATCGTCTACGGCCTCGTCGGCGGGCGCGCGACGCTCGGCCGTGGGATCTTGAAGTCCGAGGTCGAGAAGTGGACGCCCTATAACACTTACGCGATCGACGGCCTGCCGCCGGGGCCGATCGCCAATCCGGGCCGCGCGGCGCTGGAGGCTGTCGCCAATCCCTCGCGCACGCAGGAGCTCTATTTCGTCGCCGATGGAACCGGCGGCCATGTCTTCGCCGAGACGCTCGAGCAGCATTCGCGCAATGTCCAGCGCTGGCGGCAGATCGAGAAGGATCGCGCCTTGGGCGTCGATCGCTTGGAGCCCGGCGCCGTCGTCGGGCCGACGCAGCCCGCCCCGCGGGAAAAGCGCGGCGACGCGGCTTTCGGCCGGCTGGTGGCGCTGGCCGATGCGCAGATGGAGCCGGTGACGGCGGCCGATCCGCGCCATGGCGCATTGAAGCGAATCGGCGCCGCTCTGCCGTCCATCCCGTTCGAATATGCCGGCGACAATGAGGAGAGCCTGCGGCTCACGGCCGAGCGCGCCGCCGTGGCGCTGGTCGCGCCGCCGTTCTTCACCACGCAATTCGCCCAGCGCGCCCAGCCCGAGGCGCGCGCCGCCGTCACGATGATCGCCGCCGCGGCGGATGATTCGCAGGCCGGCTCCGATGAGCTGGCCGAGGACGACGGTCTCGATTCGTCGGCGAGCTATCCGGTCTCCGCCACTCTACGCGCCGAGCAGCGCGCCCGCGCCGCGCGTCTCGGCTTGGCGGTCGAGGAGCGGCCCGTCGACCGCCCCTTGCCGCTCTCCGCTTCGGCCGACGCCGGCCAGGCGCCGCGCGCCGCGCGCGCGCGCGCCTTCGACGCTTCGGAAGGCACGGCGCTCGATCCGCTGCGGGATCGCGGCTGGGATTTGAACTCCGCCAAGACCGTGCCGGATGTGGCCAAGTTTCGGTGA
- a CDS encoding FTR1 family protein yields the protein MLGALIIVFREVIEAGLVIGIVLAVTRGARGSRAYVFGGVAAGALGAGVVALFADALSQAVAGRGQELFNAGVLAVAVVMLATHNIWMARHGRELASELAAAGRAAVSGDKSFFALAVVVALAVLREGSEVALFLYGILASGETAADLFAGGVAGLVLGAGVSALTYFGLVTIPARHLFAVTTAMITLLAAGLAAQCAGFLQQAWIVTALSQTVWDTSGVLPDSSLFGRVLHTLIGYVDQPTALQLVVYVATLAGIIIATRLASPRPGAATVHAAAE from the coding sequence ATGCTGGGCGCACTCATCATTGTCTTTCGCGAGGTCATAGAGGCGGGTCTCGTCATCGGCATCGTGCTCGCCGTCACGCGCGGCGCGCGCGGCTCCCGGGCCTATGTCTTCGGCGGCGTGGCGGCGGGCGCGCTCGGCGCCGGCGTCGTCGCGCTGTTCGCCGATGCGCTGTCGCAGGCCGTCGCCGGCCGTGGGCAGGAACTGTTCAACGCCGGCGTTCTCGCGGTGGCGGTGGTGATGCTCGCCACGCATAATATTTGGATGGCGCGCCACGGCCGCGAGCTGGCGAGCGAGCTGGCGGCGGCCGGCCGCGCCGCCGTCTCGGGCGACAAATCCTTCTTCGCCCTCGCGGTGGTCGTCGCGCTCGCCGTGCTGCGGGAAGGCTCGGAGGTCGCGCTGTTCCTCTACGGAATTCTCGCCTCGGGCGAGACGGCGGCAGATCTCTTCGCCGGCGGCGTGGCGGGCCTCGTGCTCGGCGCGGGCGTCAGCGCGCTCACCTATTTCGGCCTCGTCACCATTCCGGCGCGGCATTTGTTCGCCGTGACGACGGCGATGATCACGCTGCTGGCGGCCGGCCTCGCGGCCCAATGCGCCGGCTTTCTGCAACAGGCTTGGATCGTCACCGCGCTTTCGCAGACGGTGTGGGACACATCCGGCGTGCTGCCGGATTCGAGCCTCTTCGGCCGCGTGCTGCATACGCTGATCGGCTATGTCGACCAGCCGACGGCGTTGCAGCTCGTCGTCTATGTGGCGACGCTGGCGGGCATTATCATCGCCACCCGCCTCGCCTCTCCGCGGCCGGGCGCCGCGACTGTTCATGCCGCGGCGGAGTGA
- a CDS encoding class II 3-deoxy-7-phosphoheptulonate synthase produces the protein MENWTPGSWRARPIEQTPIYQDQAALADVERQLAGFPPLVFAGEARNLKRSLGEVAAGRAFLLQGGDCAESFSEHSADNIRDFFRVFLQMAVVLTYAAASPVVKVGRIAGQFAKPRSAPTEKQGALELPSYRGDIINDIEFTAAARTPDPQRQLMAYRQSAATLNLIRAFATGGFANLVNAHRWMLGFVRNSPLSDRYSQLADHISETLGFMRAIGLDPEHHPELRQTDFYTSHEALLLGYEQALTRVDSLEGGYFATSGHFLWIGDRTRQEDGAHIEYLRGVQNPIGLKCGPSLKPDALLRLIDKLDPQNEPGRLTLICRFGSDKAAEALPPILRAVAREGRNVVWCCDPMHGNTISAGGRKTRPFDRVMAEIRNFFEVHRAEGTYAGGIHLEMTGQNVTECMGGARDISEQELGVRYDTTCDPRLNAEQAIEVAFLVAELLKAERLARGAQEQDAAAE, from the coding sequence GTGGAGAATTGGACGCCCGGAAGCTGGAGAGCGAGACCGATCGAGCAGACGCCGATCTATCAGGATCAGGCGGCGCTCGCCGATGTCGAGCGGCAGCTCGCCGGATTTCCGCCCCTCGTCTTCGCCGGCGAGGCGCGCAATTTGAAACGCTCGCTCGGCGAGGTGGCGGCCGGCCGCGCCTTTCTGCTGCAGGGCGGCGATTGCGCCGAGAGCTTCAGCGAGCATTCGGCCGATAATATCCGCGATTTCTTCCGCGTCTTCCTGCAAATGGCGGTGGTGCTGACCTATGCGGCGGCCTCGCCCGTGGTGAAGGTCGGCCGCATCGCTGGTCAATTCGCCAAGCCGCGCTCCGCCCCCACCGAGAAGCAGGGCGCGCTGGAGCTGCCGAGCTATCGCGGCGACATCATCAACGACATCGAATTCACCGCCGCCGCCCGCACGCCCGATCCGCAGCGGCAGCTGATGGCCTATCGGCAATCGGCGGCGACGCTCAACCTCATCCGCGCATTCGCGACGGGCGGCTTCGCCAATCTCGTCAATGCGCATCGCTGGATGCTGGGCTTCGTGCGCAACAGCCCGCTCTCGGATCGCTATTCGCAGCTCGCCGACCATATCAGCGAGACCTTGGGCTTCATGCGCGCCATCGGCCTCGATCCCGAGCATCATCCCGAGCTGCGGCAAACGGATTTCTACACCTCTCACGAGGCGCTGCTGCTCGGCTATGAGCAAGCGCTGACCCGCGTCGATTCGCTCGAGGGCGGCTATTTCGCCACCTCCGGCCATTTCCTCTGGATCGGCGACCGCACGCGCCAGGAGGACGGCGCCCATATCGAATATCTCCGCGGCGTGCAGAACCCCATCGGCCTCAAATGCGGGCCGAGCCTGAAGCCCGACGCGCTGCTGCGCCTCATCGACAAGCTCGATCCGCAGAACGAGCCGGGGCGGCTGACGCTCATCTGCCGTTTCGGCTCCGACAAGGCGGCCGAGGCGCTGCCGCCGATCCTGCGCGCCGTCGCCCGCGAGGGGCGCAATGTCGTGTGGTGCTGCGATCCGATGCACGGCAACACGATCAGCGCCGGCGGCCGCAAGACTCGGCCTTTCGATCGCGTGATGGCGGAAATCCGCAATTTCTTCGAGGTTCACCGCGCCGAGGGAACTTACGCCGGCGGCATTCACCTCGAGATGACGGGACAGAATGTCACCGAATGCATGGGCGGCGCGCGCGATATTTCCGAGCAGGAGCTCGGCGTGCGTTACGACACCACCTGCGATCCGCGCCTCAACGCCGAGCAGGCGATAGAAGTGGCCTTCCTCGTCGCGGAATTGCTGAAGGCCGAGCGGCTCGCGCGCGGCGCGCAGGAGCAGGACGCGGCGGCGGAGTAA
- a CDS encoding acyl carrier protein codes for MSDIAPRVKSIVVEHLGVKEEEVKPEASFVDDLGADSLDTVELVMAFEEEFGVEIPDEEAEKINTVGDAISYLEKAKAA; via the coding sequence ATGAGCGATATCGCCCCGCGCGTTAAGAGTATCGTTGTCGAACATCTCGGCGTCAAAGAAGAAGAGGTGAAGCCGGAGGCGTCTTTCGTCGACGATCTCGGGGCCGATTCTCTCGACACCGTCGAGCTGGTCATGGCTTTCGAGGAGGAGTTCGGCGTCGAGATTCCGGACGAAGAGGCCGAGAAGATCAACACGGTCGGCGACGCCATCTCCTATCTGGAAAAAGCCAAAGCGGCTTGA
- the fabG gene encoding 3-oxoacyl-[acyl-carrier-protein] reductase yields MFDLSGKTALVTGASGGIGRDIARALHKSGAVVALSGTREEALATLASELGERVHILPCDLSDKAQAEALVPAAEKAMGGLDILVNNAGITRDMLFMRLKDEDWDAVLNVNLTSAFRLSRAALRGMMRKRFGRIIGITSVVGVTGNAGQGNYAAAKAGMIGMTKSLAAEVASRGITVNCVAPGFIESPMTDALNETQKQTILRAVPAGRLGTGADVAAAVVYLSSDESAYVTGQTLHVNGGMAMI; encoded by the coding sequence ATGTTCGATCTGAGCGGCAAGACGGCGCTGGTCACCGGCGCGAGCGGCGGCATCGGCCGGGACATCGCGCGCGCTCTGCATAAGAGCGGCGCCGTGGTGGCGCTTTCGGGCACGCGCGAGGAGGCGCTCGCGACGCTGGCCTCCGAGCTCGGCGAGCGCGTCCACATCCTCCCTTGCGATCTCTCCGACAAGGCGCAGGCCGAGGCGCTGGTCCCGGCGGCGGAAAAGGCCATGGGCGGGCTCGACATTCTGGTCAACAACGCCGGCATCACCCGCGACATGCTGTTCATGCGCCTCAAGGACGAGGATTGGGACGCGGTGCTGAACGTCAATCTCACCTCGGCCTTCCGCCTGTCGCGAGCGGCGCTGCGCGGCATGATGCGCAAGCGCTTCGGCCGCATCATCGGCATCACCTCGGTCGTCGGCGTCACCGGCAACGCCGGCCAGGGCAATTACGCCGCCGCCAAGGCCGGCATGATCGGCATGACCAAATCGCTGGCGGCCGAGGTCGCCTCGCGCGGCATAACCGTCAATTGCGTGGCGCCCGGCTTTATCGAGAGCCCTATGACCGACGCGCTGAACGAGACGCAGAAACAGACGATTCTGCGCGCCGTGCCGGCCGGACGGCTGGGCACGGGCGCGGATGTCGCCGCCGCCGTCGTCTATCTTTCGAGCGACGAATCGGCCTATGTCACCGGCCAGACTCTGCATGTGAACGGCGGCATGGCGATGATCTGA
- a CDS encoding outer membrane protein, translating into MKSRISLLAVFSALLAGSASAADLPSRKEVAVAFVPPPAFSWTGPYVGLNLGGGWLDRGNNNNNWGWNNNSNNTSGGVVGGGQLGWNYQISPLFVVGLETDIQGTSIGSGNNNNNWWGGWGGADRTKVPWFGTVRGRLGLALLDSRLLIYGTGGFAYGEVKHPFGGFWWGNNNNNDVRGGWTAGGGVEWAFLPNWSAKIEYLYTELNDNNNNNNWGALAPILFPQFPAAIWGSNNWNRHTRINTVRAGINYHFNLFTPAPVVARY; encoded by the coding sequence ATGAAATCCAGGATTTCCCTTCTCGCGGTCTTTTCGGCCCTGCTCGCCGGATCGGCCAGCGCGGCCGATCTGCCTTCGCGCAAGGAAGTGGCTGTCGCCTTCGTCCCGCCGCCGGCCTTCTCCTGGACCGGCCCCTATGTCGGCCTGAACCTCGGCGGCGGCTGGCTCGACCGCGGCAACAACAACAATAATTGGGGCTGGAACAACAACAGCAACAATACCAGCGGCGGCGTTGTCGGCGGCGGCCAGCTCGGCTGGAACTATCAGATCTCGCCGCTCTTCGTCGTCGGTCTCGAGACCGACATTCAGGGCACCAGCATCGGCAGCGGCAACAATAATAATAATTGGTGGGGCGGCTGGGGCGGCGCTGATCGCACCAAGGTTCCGTGGTTCGGCACGGTGCGCGGCCGCCTGGGCCTGGCGCTGCTCGATTCCCGCCTGCTGATCTACGGCACCGGCGGCTTCGCCTATGGCGAGGTGAAGCATCCGTTCGGCGGCTTCTGGTGGGGCAACAACAATAACAATGACGTGCGCGGCGGCTGGACGGCCGGCGGCGGCGTCGAATGGGCCTTCCTGCCCAATTGGTCCGCGAAGATCGAATATCTCTACACGGAGCTCAACGACAACAATAACAACAATAATTGGGGCGCGCTGGCTCCGATCCTGTTCCCGCAGTTCCCCGCCGCGATCTGGGGCTCCAACAATTGGAATCGCCATACGCGCATCAACACTGTGCGCGCCGGCATCAACTATCACTTCAATCTCTTCACCCCCGCTCCCGTGGTGGCGAGATACTGA
- a CDS encoding YicC/YloC family endoribonuclease, which translates to MSLASMTGFARAHDSLGPWRYAWEIKTVNSKGLDLRLRVPPNFDAVEVKARALISGRIARGSCFANLTARRDDAVVETRINRPALERLLKALDDVPLHASLRPASLDGLLAVRGIVEVIEPEDDEEQRNALDAKVLATLAQALEALTASRVSEGAAIGDVLTARLARIGELTAQAEALPGRSAEAVRARLATQIAALLETGHSFDAQRLHQEAVLLAVKADIREELDRLKAHVVSAGELIGKGGPIGRRLDFLAQELSRETNTLCAKSNDGALTALGLELKIEVEQWREQVQNIE; encoded by the coding sequence ATGTCTCTCGCCAGCATGACCGGCTTCGCCCGCGCTCACGACAGTCTCGGACCGTGGCGCTACGCTTGGGAAATCAAGACCGTCAATTCCAAAGGGCTGGATCTGCGGCTGCGCGTTCCGCCCAATTTCGATGCGGTGGAGGTAAAGGCGCGCGCGCTGATCTCCGGCCGCATCGCTCGCGGCTCCTGCTTCGCCAATCTCACCGCGCGACGCGACGACGCCGTGGTCGAGACGCGCATCAATCGCCCCGCGCTGGAGCGTCTGCTGAAGGCGCTGGACGATGTGCCGCTGCACGCATCCTTGCGGCCGGCTTCGCTCGACGGCCTGCTCGCCGTGCGCGGCATTGTCGAGGTCATAGAGCCGGAGGATGATGAGGAGCAGCGCAATGCGCTCGACGCGAAGGTGCTGGCGACATTGGCGCAAGCGCTGGAGGCGCTGACCGCCTCACGCGTTTCCGAAGGCGCGGCCATTGGCGATGTGCTGACGGCGCGTCTGGCGCGCATCGGCGAATTGACCGCGCAGGCGGAGGCGCTGCCCGGCCGCTCGGCCGAGGCGGTGCGCGCGCGGCTCGCCACGCAGATTGCCGCTCTGCTGGAGACGGGCCATTCCTTCGACGCGCAACGCCTGCATCAGGAGGCGGTGCTGCTCGCGGTCAAGGCCGACATTCGCGAGGAGCTGGACCGGCTGAAGGCCCATGTGGTCAGCGCCGGCGAGCTGATCGGTAAGGGCGGCCCGATCGGCCGCCGCCTTGATTTTCTCGCCCAGGAATTATCGCGCGAGACCAACACGCTCTGCGCCAAATCCAATGATGGCGCGCTCACCGCGCTCGGCCTCGAGCTCAAGATCGAGGTGGAGCAATGGCGCGAGCAGGTGCAGAACATTGAGTGA
- the fabD gene encoding ACP S-malonyltransferase — protein sequence MAKAFVFPGQGSQTVGMGKALGEAFPQARAVYEEVDAALGAPLSKIMFEGPEAELTLTANAQPALMAVSLAAIRVLEAEAGLDLSRDAKFVAGHSLGEYSALAAAGALSIADTARLLRLRGQAMQAAVPVGAGAMAALIGVELEAARAIAEAAAEAEGAVCQVANDNGGGQIVVSGSKAAVEKAILIAKERGVKRAVPLPVSAPFHCALMQGAADAMREALATTTILAPKVPVVANVTASPILSPDDIRRLLVEQVTGTVRWRECVAHMAGAGVDKFVECGSGKVLTGLLKRIASEAKGINVGAPEDLDAYRAFV from the coding sequence ATGGCGAAGGCATTCGTGTTTCCGGGGCAGGGGTCGCAGACGGTCGGCATGGGCAAGGCGCTCGGCGAGGCCTTTCCTCAGGCGCGCGCCGTCTATGAGGAGGTGGACGCCGCGCTCGGCGCGCCGCTCTCCAAGATCATGTTCGAAGGCCCGGAAGCCGAGCTGACGCTCACCGCCAACGCCCAGCCGGCGCTGATGGCGGTTTCCCTCGCCGCCATTCGCGTGCTCGAGGCCGAGGCCGGGCTCGATCTCTCTCGCGACGCCAAATTCGTCGCGGGCCATTCGCTCGGCGAATATTCGGCGCTGGCCGCCGCCGGGGCGCTCTCCATCGCCGACACCGCGCGGCTGTTGCGGCTGCGCGGTCAGGCCATGCAGGCCGCGGTTCCGGTCGGCGCGGGCGCGATGGCCGCGCTCATCGGCGTCGAGCTGGAGGCCGCCCGCGCGATCGCCGAGGCGGCCGCCGAGGCCGAAGGGGCGGTCTGTCAGGTCGCCAATGACAATGGCGGCGGCCAGATCGTCGTCTCGGGCTCCAAGGCTGCGGTGGAAAAGGCGATTCTCATCGCCAAGGAGCGGGGCGTGAAGCGCGCCGTGCCGCTGCCGGTCTCCGCGCCCTTCCATTGCGCGCTGATGCAGGGCGCCGCCGACGCCATGCGCGAGGCGCTGGCGACGACCACGATTCTCGCGCCCAAGGTCCCCGTCGTCGCCAATGTGACGGCGAGCCCGATTCTTTCGCCGGACGATATCCGTCGCCTGCTGGTGGAGCAGGTGACCGGCACGGTGCGCTGGCGCGAATGCGTCGCCCATATGGCCGGTGCGGGCGTCGACAAATTCGTCGAATGCGGCTCAGGCAAGGTGCTGACCGGCCTGCTGAAGCGCATCGCGTCCGAGGCCAAGGGAATCAATGTCGGCGCGCCGGAAGATCTGGACGCCTATCGCGCCTTCGTCTGA
- the fabF gene encoding beta-ketoacyl-ACP synthase II, with amino-acid sequence MRRVVVTGLGIVSPLGCGVDVNWRRLIAGEHGFRRIDTFEASDLPCQIAGFVPRGDGSNGTFDPDAWFEPKEQRKVDDFIIYGVAAATQALADAGWKADTAEKQNTTGVLIGSGIGGLGGIYETSITLKEKGPRRVSPFFISGRIINLASGYVSIMHGLKGPNHAVVTACSTGAHAIGDAGRLIALGEAEVMVAGGAESPVNRIGVAGFAACKALSTGFNDRPEAGSRPYDRDRDGFVMGEGAGCVVLESYEHAVARGARIYAELIGYGMSGDAYHITAPAPDGDGAYRCMGIALKRAGLRVSDVDYVNSHGTSTPLGDEIELQAVHRLIGNETPSLSMSSTKSAIGHLLGAAGAVEAIYSILALTHGVAPPTRNLDNPSVATEIDLVPRKARERKIDIVLSNSFGFGGTNASLVFRRPQ; translated from the coding sequence ATGCGCAGGGTGGTGGTCACCGGACTCGGCATCGTTTCGCCGTTGGGCTGTGGCGTGGACGTCAATTGGCGGCGGCTCATCGCCGGAGAGCACGGCTTTCGCCGCATCGACACCTTCGAGGCGTCGGATCTCCCATGTCAGATAGCAGGTTTCGTGCCGCGCGGAGACGGTTCCAACGGAACCTTCGATCCCGACGCCTGGTTCGAGCCCAAAGAGCAGCGCAAGGTCGACGACTTCATCATCTATGGAGTCGCCGCGGCCACTCAGGCGCTGGCCGACGCCGGCTGGAAGGCCGATACGGCGGAAAAGCAGAACACGACCGGCGTGCTGATCGGCTCCGGCATCGGCGGCCTGGGCGGCATTTATGAGACCTCCATCACGCTGAAGGAGAAAGGCCCGCGACGCGTGTCGCCTTTCTTCATCTCCGGCCGCATCATCAATCTGGCCTCCGGCTATGTGTCGATCATGCACGGCCTCAAAGGGCCGAATCACGCCGTCGTCACCGCCTGCTCCACCGGCGCGCACGCCATTGGCGACGCGGGCCGGCTGATCGCGCTGGGCGAGGCGGAGGTGATGGTGGCCGGCGGCGCCGAATCGCCGGTCAATCGCATCGGCGTCGCGGGCTTCGCGGCCTGCAAGGCGCTGTCGACCGGCTTCAACGATCGTCCCGAGGCGGGCTCGCGGCCCTATGATCGTGATCGCGACGGCTTCGTGATGGGCGAGGGCGCCGGCTGCGTCGTTCTCGAATCTTATGAGCATGCGGTGGCGCGCGGCGCGCGAATCTACGCCGAGCTGATCGGCTATGGCATGTCCGGCGACGCCTATCACATCACGGCGCCCGCGCCGGACGGCGACGGCGCCTATCGCTGCATGGGGATCGCGCTGAAGCGCGCCGGCCTGCGCGTCTCGGATGTGGATTATGTGAATTCCCACGGCACCTCGACGCCGCTCGGCGACGAGATCGAGCTGCAGGCGGTGCATCGCCTCATCGGCAATGAGACGCCGAGCCTCTCCATGTCCTCGACCAAATCGGCGATCGGGCATCTGCTCGGCGCGGCCGGAGCCGTGGAGGCGATCTATTCCATATTGGCGCTCACCCATGGCGTCGCGCCGCCCACGCGCAATCTGGACAATCCCTCGGTCGCGACCGAAATAGACCTCGTGCCGCGCAAGGCGCGGGAGCGTAAGATCGACATCGTCCTTTCCAATTCCTTCGGCTTCGGCGGCACCAACGCGTCCCTCGTCTTCCGGCGCCCGCAGTAG
- a CDS encoding cupredoxin domain-containing protein, whose product MNSSRILLVAAALAAGVGAAVAADETSLEISIKDHRFSTSELHAPADKPITIVVKNLDSTPEEFESKALKIEKVVAGKAEITVRVRPLKPGRYHFVGEYHEDTAKGELVVE is encoded by the coding sequence ATGAATTCCTCCCGTATCCTTCTCGTCGCCGCCGCTCTCGCGGCGGGCGTCGGCGCCGCCGTCGCGGCCGACGAGACCTCTCTCGAAATCTCCATCAAGGATCATCGCTTCTCGACCTCCGAGCTGCATGCCCCCGCCGACAAGCCGATCACCATCGTCGTGAAGAATCTCGACTCGACGCCGGAGGAGTTCGAGAGCAAGGCGCTCAAGATCGAGAAGGTCGTCGCCGGCAAGGCCGAGATCACCGTGCGCGTGCGCCCGCTGAAGCCCGGCCGCTATCATTTCGTCGGCGAATATCACGAGGATACGGCCAAGGGCGAGCTCGTCGTCGAGTAA
- the gmk gene encoding guanylate kinase has translation MPTTPDRRGIVLILSSPSGAGKTTLTRMLLQNRELDLTLSISVTTRPRRSSEVDGIHYSFISKSRFESMRDSGELLEWAEVHGNYYGTPRAPVEEILREGRDALFDIDYQGTQQVRDKMAADTVTVFILPPSMKELRARLERRAEDSRETIERRLENARNEIQRWKQYDYVLVNDDLQRTFDDLLAILRAERQRRPRRLPGIEAFVARLLSE, from the coding sequence ATGCCCACAACGCCAGACCGCCGCGGAATCGTCCTCATCCTCTCCTCGCCCTCCGGCGCGGGGAAGACGACGCTGACGCGCATGCTGCTGCAGAACCGCGAGCTCGATCTCACCCTCTCGATCTCGGTGACGACGCGCCCGCGTCGCTCCAGCGAGGTGGACGGCATCCATTATTCCTTCATTTCCAAGAGCCGCTTCGAGTCGATGCGCGACAGCGGCGAATTGCTGGAATGGGCGGAGGTGCACGGAAATTATTACGGCACGCCGCGCGCGCCGGTGGAAGAGATTTTGCGCGAAGGCCGCGATGCGCTCTTCGATATCGATTATCAGGGCACGCAGCAGGTGCGCGACAAGATGGCCGCGGACACTGTCACCGTCTTCATTCTGCCGCCGTCGATGAAAGAGCTGCGCGCGCGTCTCGAGCGCCGCGCGGAAGATTCGCGCGAGACGATCGAGCGCCGTCTCGAGAATGCGCGCAATGAGATTCAGCGTTGGAAGCAATATGATTATGTGCTGGTCAACGACGATCTGCAGCGCACTTTCGACGATCTTCTCGCAATATTGCGCGCCGAGCGTCAGCGCCGGCCGCGTCGCCTGCCGGGCATAGAAGCTTTCGTCGCGCGTCTGTTGAGCGAGTGA